A genomic segment from Cumulibacter soli encodes:
- a CDS encoding AMP-binding protein — protein MTGLPAFENRTLSFAFERVLHERPEAIAFINGDQQLTFEQTHQKSQQVIGGLSSLGVDRGLPVALLMNNSIDMQHALAGICLGGGIQVPVNTAHRGQFLTHVLNDSSADTLFVEDEYLDRVEFVADDLPHLRTLIVRGDIRAADSLAGRFRVVGYEEIQQSDPTAPAANRADELMAYMYTSGTTGPSKGVEICHVHAYTYASREDAAWQPTPDDRVLVTLPMFHLAGQWVGCYGSIIHQHSCVIEPGFSASRFWPTVREHGITYTTLLGAMAEILQQQRPRSDDADNPLTYATMHPLATDVLGFAKRFGIEIGTGYGMSEIGGVMSNTWATLVPGEAGLARDGYDLKVMREDHTEADVNEVGELWVRPEDPRMVLRGYHGLPEKTAETVIDGWVHTGDAFKVDADGHYFFIDRMKDALRRRGENISSFEVEKAINEHPDVYESAVVAVPSELSEDDIKAVIIPREGTQIDFLELTEFLAVRMPYFMVPRYFEVATDLPRTPTQKVQKHVLRGAGTSGDVWDREAAGVRVTKDGRIA, from the coding sequence ATGACTGGGCTTCCCGCGTTCGAGAATCGAACGCTGAGCTTCGCCTTCGAGCGGGTGTTACACGAACGGCCCGAAGCGATTGCGTTCATCAATGGCGACCAGCAGCTCACGTTCGAACAGACGCACCAAAAGAGTCAGCAGGTCATCGGCGGGCTATCGAGCCTGGGCGTCGATCGTGGGCTACCGGTCGCGCTGCTGATGAACAATTCGATCGATATGCAGCACGCTCTGGCCGGAATCTGCCTCGGCGGCGGCATCCAGGTGCCGGTAAACACAGCGCACCGCGGCCAGTTCCTGACCCACGTGCTCAACGATTCCAGCGCAGACACACTCTTCGTCGAAGACGAGTATCTCGACCGCGTTGAGTTCGTCGCGGACGATCTTCCGCACTTACGCACACTGATCGTCCGCGGCGATATCCGAGCTGCCGACTCTCTCGCGGGACGTTTCCGCGTCGTCGGCTACGAGGAAATCCAGCAGTCCGATCCGACGGCGCCAGCAGCAAATCGCGCCGACGAACTGATGGCGTACATGTACACCTCCGGCACTACCGGTCCGTCGAAGGGCGTGGAAATCTGCCATGTGCACGCGTACACCTACGCCTCACGTGAGGACGCAGCCTGGCAGCCGACTCCGGACGATCGAGTGCTGGTCACCCTGCCCATGTTTCACTTGGCGGGCCAATGGGTGGGCTGCTACGGATCGATCATTCACCAGCATTCGTGCGTGATCGAACCAGGTTTTTCCGCGAGTCGCTTCTGGCCAACCGTCCGCGAGCACGGCATCACGTACACGACGCTGCTCGGAGCGATGGCCGAAATCCTGCAACAACAGCGACCGAGGTCCGACGACGCCGATAACCCGCTGACGTACGCGACCATGCATCCACTCGCCACCGATGTTCTTGGATTCGCCAAGCGGTTCGGCATCGAGATCGGAACGGGCTACGGGATGAGCGAGATCGGCGGCGTGATGTCCAATACCTGGGCCACGCTGGTTCCGGGGGAAGCCGGACTCGCCCGCGACGGCTATGACCTGAAGGTCATGCGCGAGGATCACACCGAGGCAGATGTCAACGAGGTCGGCGAACTATGGGTCCGGCCCGAGGACCCGCGAATGGTGCTCCGTGGCTACCACGGCTTGCCTGAGAAGACCGCCGAAACCGTGATCGACGGATGGGTGCATACCGGAGACGCGTTCAAGGTCGATGCCGATGGCCACTACTTCTTCATCGATCGTATGAAGGATGCACTCCGTCGCCGCGGCGAGAACATCTCGAGTTTTGAAGTGGAGAAGGCGATCAATGAGCATCCCGACGTGTATGAGAGTGCGGTCGTAGCGGTGCCGTCGGAGCTTTCTGAGGACGACATCAAGGCCGTCATCATCCCGCGCGAGGGCACACAGATTGACTTCCTCGAACTCACGGAGTTCCTCGCGGTACGCATGCCATATTTCATGGTCCCTCGGTACTTCGAGGTAGCCACAGACCTACCCCGCACACCTACCCAGAAGGTTCAGAAGCACGTGCTCCGAGGCGCCGGGACATCCGGTGACGTATGGGATCGGGAGGCTGCGGGTGTACGAGTCACTAAGGACGGACGAATTGCCTAA
- a CDS encoding ABC transporter ATP-binding protein, with protein MVAEGGRLHADGITVQFGGLTAVQDVDISVEPGKILGLIGPNGAGKTTIVNVLSGMIQPTAGRVLFNDRAHRWTLSRAARLGVARTFQGSTVFREFSVIENVATGGLNSKRAVDPHEVLEKVSLAHLAQEQAGNLSFGQLRRLGVAIALSTGPSVLLLDEPGAGMTGTDLDELGQLIRHISADGTSVLLVDHNMRFLMSTVNHVVALEGGRLIAEGSPAEIQSNERVRAAYLGSSHEPTS; from the coding sequence ATGGTGGCTGAGGGCGGACGGTTACACGCCGATGGGATCACCGTGCAGTTCGGTGGGCTGACTGCTGTTCAAGATGTCGATATCAGTGTTGAGCCTGGGAAGATTCTCGGTCTCATCGGTCCCAACGGGGCCGGCAAGACAACGATCGTGAATGTCCTCAGTGGCATGATTCAGCCGACTGCTGGCCGGGTGCTGTTCAACGACCGCGCTCATCGTTGGACCCTGAGCCGGGCAGCACGACTGGGCGTTGCACGAACATTTCAGGGATCCACGGTGTTTCGAGAGTTCTCGGTGATCGAGAACGTCGCGACCGGCGGGCTCAATTCCAAGCGGGCGGTCGATCCGCACGAAGTACTGGAGAAGGTGAGCTTGGCGCACCTCGCTCAGGAACAGGCGGGGAACCTATCGTTTGGTCAGTTGCGACGCCTCGGCGTGGCGATCGCATTGTCCACCGGGCCGTCGGTCTTGCTGTTGGATGAGCCCGGGGCCGGGATGACCGGAACGGACCTGGACGAACTCGGACAACTTATTAGGCACATCAGTGCCGACGGCACGAGTGTGCTGCTCGTCGATCACAACATGCGCTTTCTGATGAGCACCGTCAACCATGTGGTGGCGCTCGAAGGCGGACGTTTGATCGCTGAGGGAAGCCCCGCCGAGATCCAGTCGAACGAACGCGTTCGCGCAGCCTACCTGGGGAGCAGTCATGAGCCTACGAGTTGA
- a CDS encoding branched-chain amino acid ABC transporter permease, giving the protein MSLFLQQVVNGLVLGGAYVLVALGLFLVFSALHIPNFAHGEMYALGAFFQYTLVVGLEMDFFLSIVLSALGVAAVGALLEIGVFRRLGRRTLVTVLVGSLALSIVIQEILVMIWGKDVLAVPAPISGMIEIGPVRITNYRLVIILIVLVVSAIVGWIVYGTRYGKQVRALAQNREVAELTGISVKRLGTLTFAFGAGLAGIAGALLAPSVAVESRMGFHPTLVGFMIVVMIGGGGRMLAVVIAGFALAVIEVLAGSYVSHAAQGAVVFALLVLFLTLRPEGAVRQRSTQKVTL; this is encoded by the coding sequence ATGTCGCTGTTCCTGCAGCAGGTCGTAAACGGGCTGGTTTTGGGCGGAGCGTATGTACTCGTCGCACTCGGACTTTTTCTCGTGTTCAGTGCGCTCCATATCCCGAACTTCGCGCACGGTGAGATGTACGCACTCGGCGCGTTCTTTCAGTACACGCTGGTAGTCGGTTTGGAGATGGATTTCTTCCTGTCGATCGTGCTGAGTGCACTCGGTGTCGCCGCTGTTGGCGCGCTATTGGAGATTGGCGTATTTCGTCGACTGGGCCGCCGAACCCTGGTAACGGTGCTGGTGGGCTCGCTGGCGCTTTCCATCGTGATCCAGGAGATCCTGGTGATGATCTGGGGGAAGGACGTACTGGCCGTTCCAGCTCCAATCAGCGGGATGATCGAGATCGGCCCGGTGCGAATCACTAACTACCGACTCGTCATCATCCTGATCGTGCTGGTCGTATCTGCGATTGTCGGCTGGATCGTCTACGGGACCCGATACGGCAAGCAGGTGCGCGCCCTCGCCCAGAACCGCGAGGTTGCAGAACTCACGGGGATCAGCGTGAAACGCCTGGGCACGTTGACCTTCGCGTTCGGCGCGGGACTCGCCGGAATCGCAGGTGCGCTGCTCGCGCCGAGCGTGGCGGTGGAGTCGCGGATGGGATTTCATCCAACGCTGGTCGGTTTCATGATCGTGGTGATGATCGGCGGCGGTGGCAGAATGCTCGCCGTCGTCATCGCCGGATTCGCGCTAGCGGTGATTGAGGTCCTCGCTGGCAGTTACGTATCGCACGCAGCCCAGGGCGCGGTCGTCTTCGCGCTACTCGTTCTGTTCCTCACGCTGAGGCCAGAAGGTGCCGTGCGACAGCGTTCCACTCAGAAGGTGACGTTATGA
- a CDS encoding branched-chain amino acid ABC transporter permease, producing MTTTMNSVDVTEEKGIERPRLPWLRDDFGFRLRWRLAFAAVATALVILIGSTANSHGQYVITAVLIWALVASTLNIVFGLAGQLALGQGAFFTVGAYIGVLGTGRWGWSGWLSLFVAGAAAAILTWLLGAVIFRAKGLYFALLTTGLALVAYEVAGVWTPVTGGTAGLSTSGPIELGGAAKPFMLEPFSIEDPTEYLALAAILLAALCVAVSVTRRRKTGASWVAIREDEVLAASVGISVAREKRLAFVVASALVAMVGVIFGHWMGYILPENFTFATASFGPLAMVVIGGSGTVLGPIIGAVIVTGMPEIFRDLQDLSALAYGALLLVVMLVMPGGIVGLAKSAGTWLTSRRRSTTSGVVADGG from the coding sequence ATGACGACGACGATGAACTCGGTGGATGTCACCGAAGAAAAGGGAATCGAGCGGCCTAGGCTGCCATGGCTGCGCGACGATTTCGGGTTCCGGCTGAGATGGCGACTGGCGTTCGCAGCCGTCGCGACCGCGCTCGTGATCCTCATCGGGAGTACCGCCAACAGCCACGGGCAGTATGTGATCACCGCGGTGTTGATTTGGGCGCTGGTTGCTTCGACGCTCAACATCGTCTTCGGGCTCGCTGGGCAGCTTGCTCTTGGGCAGGGCGCATTCTTCACCGTCGGGGCATATATAGGCGTTCTGGGTACTGGTAGGTGGGGATGGAGCGGTTGGCTGTCGCTGTTCGTTGCGGGTGCGGCTGCAGCGATCCTGACCTGGTTGCTGGGTGCGGTGATCTTCCGCGCGAAGGGCCTGTATTTCGCGTTGCTGACCACTGGCCTCGCTCTCGTGGCGTACGAAGTGGCGGGAGTATGGACTCCGGTGACCGGTGGCACCGCGGGTTTGTCGACGTCCGGGCCGATCGAACTAGGCGGCGCGGCGAAGCCGTTCATGCTTGAGCCGTTCAGTATCGAGGATCCCACCGAGTACCTCGCTCTCGCAGCGATTCTGCTCGCGGCTCTGTGTGTCGCGGTGTCCGTGACTCGACGCAGGAAGACCGGTGCGAGTTGGGTCGCGATTCGTGAGGACGAGGTACTTGCCGCAAGCGTGGGAATCTCGGTAGCGCGGGAGAAGCGGCTGGCGTTCGTCGTAGCCTCGGCGCTCGTAGCGATGGTGGGCGTCATTTTCGGACACTGGATGGGGTACATCCTGCCGGAGAACTTCACCTTCGCGACAGCATCGTTCGGGCCGCTCGCGATGGTGGTGATCGGTGGCAGCGGTACGGTTCTCGGACCGATCATCGGTGCGGTCATCGTGACCGGGATGCCAGAAATATTCAGAGACCTACAGGATCTCTCGGCGCTCGCGTACGGCGCGCTGCTGCTAGTGGTCATGCTTGTTATGCCGGGCGGAATCGTAGGACTTGCCAAATCGGCCGGCACCTGGCTGACCAGCCGCCGGCGATCGACGACGTCAGGGGTGGTTGCCGATGGTGGCTGA
- a CDS encoding ABC transporter ATP-binding protein, with protein MSLRVEGLVAGYGEREVVHGIDLQVDTGEVVSVLGANGVGKSTLLRTLAGLIRPSAGKVELDGRDITRLSAHERVHKGLALVPEGQQSFPSMSVRENLELGARSVNRGSGTLAERLDSVIELFPRLGERSNQMAGTLSGGERQMLAIGRALLTEPQVLMLDEPSQGLAPIVIEQVADTIVRIGATTTILLVEQNLLVPSRCATRVVVLEGGRLTIEGEPQAVLSDDRVIQAYLGV; from the coding sequence ATGAGCCTACGAGTTGAGGGCCTGGTCGCCGGCTACGGCGAACGTGAGGTCGTACACGGAATCGACCTGCAGGTCGACACCGGCGAAGTCGTATCGGTACTGGGCGCGAACGGCGTCGGTAAGTCGACGCTGCTGCGCACGCTCGCCGGACTGATTCGGCCATCGGCTGGAAAGGTTGAACTTGACGGGCGCGACATCACGCGTCTGTCGGCCCACGAGCGGGTTCATAAGGGGCTGGCGCTGGTGCCCGAAGGGCAGCAGTCGTTCCCGTCGATGTCGGTCCGCGAGAACCTTGAACTCGGAGCACGATCGGTAAACCGTGGCTCGGGCACGCTCGCGGAGCGTCTGGACTCGGTCATCGAGCTGTTTCCGCGGCTCGGGGAGCGCAGCAACCAGATGGCTGGCACCCTCTCCGGAGGAGAGCGACAGATGCTGGCGATCGGACGCGCTTTGCTGACCGAGCCGCAGGTGCTCATGCTCGATGAGCCGTCGCAGGGACTCGCCCCCATCGTTATCGAGCAGGTAGCGGACACGATCGTTCGGATCGGGGCGACGACCACGATTTTGCTCGTGGAGCAAAACCTGCTGGTGCCGTCCCGATGTGCGACCAGGGTCGTCGTGCTGGAGGGCGGCAGACTCACCATCGAGGGCGAGCCGCAGGCGGTGCTGTCTGATGATCGCGTTATCCAGGCCTACCTCGGCGTGTAA
- a CDS encoding phosphotransferase, whose product MTISMPPPGVSLQTPEVDPSWMRDVLVQAGVAAADAQLDEVRFEEFIGTGQLGRSARFTLEWARPNGEPTSVVAKIPGMQPELTAVLFDTGMYDAEIAFYNDVAPYVEVARPTCFHASSDRESLNFVILMEDLAAYRAGDQLKGIAMDDIHRAIEQAAAFHGPRWGDPELAKIPFYAGRNPDGADFTAKSYRDYLPEVFARLGDGLSADAIDTVERFGTVIGDWVHRTPEAPATVTHGDFRPDNLLLSPENPDRPMIVVDWQTLGLGAGPNDIAYLIGGATDADQRQRSEDELLGEYLGYLRDRYGVTGYTESQLRQDYALGALSGLVVAVTATIRAIRTERGDALFTLMIERHAAHARELGSVELAGG is encoded by the coding sequence ATGACGATCTCGATGCCCCCTCCGGGAGTATCGCTACAGACACCTGAAGTGGACCCCTCCTGGATGCGCGACGTGCTCGTGCAGGCGGGTGTCGCCGCGGCCGACGCGCAGTTAGATGAGGTCCGATTCGAGGAGTTCATTGGTACCGGCCAACTTGGCCGTAGCGCGCGGTTCACGCTGGAATGGGCTCGGCCGAACGGTGAACCGACGTCGGTGGTGGCCAAGATTCCGGGTATGCAGCCGGAGCTCACCGCGGTGTTGTTCGACACCGGGATGTACGACGCGGAGATCGCGTTCTACAACGACGTCGCGCCGTACGTCGAGGTCGCACGGCCGACCTGTTTTCACGCCTCGAGCGATCGCGAATCGCTGAATTTCGTCATCTTGATGGAGGACCTCGCGGCATACCGCGCCGGCGACCAGCTCAAAGGCATCGCGATGGACGACATCCATCGCGCGATCGAGCAGGCTGCCGCATTCCACGGCCCGCGATGGGGAGATCCGGAGCTGGCGAAGATCCCGTTCTACGCCGGCCGGAATCCGGACGGTGCTGACTTCACCGCCAAGAGTTACCGCGACTACCTCCCCGAGGTATTCGCGCGGCTCGGCGATGGGCTCAGTGCGGACGCGATCGACACTGTTGAACGGTTTGGCACCGTCATCGGTGACTGGGTGCACCGCACGCCAGAGGCTCCGGCAACGGTCACCCATGGCGACTTCCGTCCCGACAATCTGCTGCTGTCGCCGGAGAACCCAGATCGGCCGATGATCGTGGTGGACTGGCAGACATTGGGGTTGGGTGCTGGTCCCAATGACATCGCCTATCTGATCGGCGGCGCAACCGATGCCGATCAACGTCAACGCAGCGAAGACGAGTTGTTGGGTGAGTACCTCGGTTACCTGCGAGATCGCTACGGGGTAACCGGATACACCGAATCGCAGTTGCGTCAGGACTACGCGCTCGGAGCGTTGAGTGGCCTCGTGGTCGCGGTGACAGCGACGATCCGGGCGATTCGGACTGAGCGCGGTGACGCACTGTTCACCCTGATGATCGAGCGGCACGCAGCTCACGCGCGCGAACTAGGTTCCGTCGAACTGGCCGGAGGCTAG
- a CDS encoding YhjD/YihY/BrkB family envelope integrity protein has translation MNVTDRGSDDVPDEDGVTLGPTAAAHPDRVAEPQATDPRAADPRATGPRVAQSPAVQDESPNSPASDDATSEGIAARRRDTWTHAVLPKVSSADDGRTRWHDPDRGPDPTATGPVTRRWRKILGRTISKAWGDSLFGMSAQAAFWSALSTAPMLLALLGLLIPLVRAIDPSWIPAVREEIFALLNSIFTEEVAEGLIGNAVDTILDSQTSAISIGLILTFWAGSSAMAAFVESITIAYNQHEVRHPVKERIFALGLYLVALVFGIVLLPLLAIGPDYLVGFFPQDVQGDIDVAIQVSYFPAVGVLLILLLTTLYKVAPKHRHPWKRGLGGAVLAAIVFIVASIGLRIYLQYVYSHGLTYGALATPIAYLLFYYFAAIAIIIGAQFNNALLEYHPPRKVYGRT, from the coding sequence ATGAACGTGACGGACCGAGGTTCTGACGACGTCCCTGATGAGGACGGCGTCACGCTTGGCCCAACAGCTGCAGCCCATCCGGACCGAGTCGCCGAACCCCAAGCCACCGACCCACGAGCCGCTGACCCTCGAGCCACTGGCCCCCGGGTCGCCCAGAGCCCCGCCGTGCAGGACGAATCTCCCAACAGCCCGGCGAGCGATGACGCCACCAGCGAGGGCATCGCAGCCCGGCGGCGTGACACCTGGACCCATGCTGTTCTCCCCAAGGTCAGTTCCGCCGATGACGGCAGGACCCGCTGGCACGATCCGGACCGCGGACCGGATCCCACCGCGACCGGACCCGTTACCCGCCGCTGGCGAAAAATCCTCGGGCGCACGATCTCCAAGGCTTGGGGCGACTCCCTGTTCGGGATGAGCGCGCAGGCAGCGTTCTGGTCGGCGCTGTCGACCGCACCGATGTTGCTGGCCTTGCTGGGTCTGTTAATCCCATTAGTCCGCGCGATCGACCCATCCTGGATACCGGCCGTCCGCGAGGAAATCTTCGCGCTCCTCAACAGCATCTTCACCGAGGAGGTCGCCGAGGGGCTTATCGGCAATGCGGTGGACACGATCCTTGACAGTCAGACGAGCGCGATCTCGATCGGACTTATATTGACGTTCTGGGCCGGCTCCTCGGCGATGGCGGCCTTCGTCGAATCCATCACGATCGCCTACAACCAGCACGAGGTGCGACATCCGGTCAAAGAGCGCATCTTCGCTCTCGGCCTGTACCTCGTCGCGCTCGTGTTCGGCATCGTCCTGCTACCGCTCTTGGCCATCGGACCCGACTATCTGGTCGGCTTCTTCCCTCAAGATGTCCAGGGCGACATTGACGTAGCGATCCAGGTGAGTTACTTCCCGGCCGTGGGCGTCCTGCTGATTCTGCTCCTCACGACCCTGTACAAGGTCGCGCCGAAACATCGGCATCCCTGGAAGCGCGGACTCGGCGGCGCCGTACTGGCCGCGATCGTGTTCATCGTCGCGTCGATAGGCCTACGCATCTACCTGCAGTACGTTTATTCGCACGGTCTGACCTACGGTGCGCTGGCGACGCCCATCGCCTACCTGCTGTTCTACTATTTCGCGGCGATCGCCATCATCATTGGCGCACAGTTCAACAATGCGCTGCTCGAGTACCACCCGCCGCGCAAGGTTTACGGCCGCACGTAG
- a CDS encoding ABC transporter substrate-binding protein, with amino-acid sequence MFKVGGRRRFMAVMAVATLALAGCSGDGDDGDGPIQIAAIGPMTGPSAVYGETNVATFQYVVDQINEDGGVEVDGKKRELELNVYNDEGKAEGAVSVTRQALDDGNSIILGPFNSGSTSAVQPQMGKSDAVWIIYSATVDGATANPNVFQTAGGQPEMLEQTKVFLEAHPEFEKIAMITDQTHTALMASHDPLVQIIEDSGRELVADQSAKLGDTDFNSQIAEVIDADADLYMLRQNPTEAALLNKQMRDIGGDTTLLWSATLTNDQQLDIMGGEDQLNDVLRVAPAYDLGPFVTQGNETAIELQDELGDMAGGYSAFSYDAMMTVVAALEATEGLDKESLSDALSGINAEDLNATTLNQFTPQDGGLVFQDRKVKVPAYTAVWEMGTGWVPTDD; translated from the coding sequence ATGTTCAAAGTTGGTGGCCGTCGGCGATTCATGGCGGTAATGGCTGTGGCGACACTCGCGCTCGCGGGTTGTTCCGGAGACGGCGATGACGGGGACGGGCCGATTCAGATCGCCGCGATTGGACCAATGACCGGCCCCTCGGCGGTGTACGGCGAGACGAACGTCGCTACGTTCCAGTACGTCGTGGACCAGATCAACGAGGACGGTGGCGTTGAAGTAGACGGCAAGAAGCGTGAACTCGAACTCAACGTCTACAACGACGAAGGCAAGGCCGAGGGCGCGGTATCGGTGACGCGGCAGGCGCTGGATGACGGAAACTCGATCATTCTTGGCCCGTTCAACTCGGGCTCTACCAGCGCGGTACAACCGCAAATGGGCAAATCAGATGCCGTGTGGATAATCTATTCGGCGACCGTGGATGGCGCGACGGCGAACCCGAATGTTTTCCAGACTGCTGGTGGGCAGCCGGAGATGTTGGAACAGACGAAGGTGTTCCTCGAGGCGCATCCGGAGTTCGAGAAGATCGCGATGATCACGGATCAGACCCACACCGCGTTGATGGCATCGCATGACCCGCTGGTGCAGATCATCGAGGATTCCGGCCGCGAACTCGTCGCCGATCAGAGCGCGAAACTTGGTGATACCGACTTCAACTCGCAGATAGCTGAAGTTATCGACGCGGACGCGGATCTCTACATGTTGCGACAGAATCCGACTGAGGCGGCACTGCTGAACAAGCAGATGCGCGATATTGGCGGAGACACGACGCTGCTGTGGAGCGCGACCCTGACCAACGATCAGCAGTTGGACATCATGGGCGGCGAGGACCAGCTCAACGACGTCCTGCGGGTGGCGCCGGCGTACGACCTCGGGCCATTTGTCACGCAGGGCAACGAGACCGCAATCGAACTGCAAGACGAGCTCGGCGACATGGCCGGCGGCTACAGCGCCTTCTCGTACGACGCAATGATGACCGTTGTGGCTGCGCTTGAAGCGACGGAGGGCCTCGACAAGGAGTCGTTGTCGGATGCGCTGTCGGGCATCAACGCCGAGGATCTCAACGCGACGACGCTCAACCAGTTCACCCCGCAGGACGGTGGGCTGGTGTTCCAGGACCGAAAAGTCAAGGTTCCGGCATACACCGCCGTCTGGGAAATGGGTACGGGGTGGGTACCTACCGATGACTAG